A single genomic interval of Bacillus smithii harbors:
- the spoVT gene encoding stage V sporulation protein T translates to MKATGIVRRIDDLGRVVIPKEIRRTLRIREGDPLEIFVDRDGEVILKKYSPISELGDFAKEYGEALYDSLGCSILICDRDAVISVSGVSKKEYLNKNISDLIENAMEERQSVIQTNQGEVSFVDGHEETVQSYTIAPIIANGDPIGAVIVFSTDRTIGEVEKKAAETASGFLARQMEQ, encoded by the coding sequence ATGAAAGCAACAGGTATTGTTCGTCGTATTGATGATTTAGGACGTGTAGTCATTCCGAAAGAAATTCGCAGAACTCTTAGAATCCGCGAAGGAGACCCGCTTGAAATTTTTGTGGACCGGGATGGTGAAGTCATATTAAAAAAATATTCCCCGATAAGTGAATTGGGTGATTTTGCTAAAGAATACGGAGAAGCATTATATGACAGCCTAGGATGTTCGATCCTCATTTGTGACAGGGACGCAGTAATTTCTGTGTCCGGGGTGTCGAAAAAAGAATATTTAAATAAAAACATTAGTGATTTGATTGAAAACGCTATGGAAGAACGACAGTCGGTGATCCAAACAAACCAAGGTGAGGTCTCTTTTGTTGATGGCCACGAAGAAACGGTTCAATCATACACCATTGCCCCAATTATCGCTAATGGCGATCCAATTGGAGCCGTTATTGTCTTTTCCACTGATCGAACGATAGGCGAAGTGGAGAAAAAAGCCGCGGAAACTGCTTCAGGATTTCTTGCACGGCAAATGGAACAATAA